A single window of Magnetococcus marinus MC-1 DNA harbors:
- a CDS encoding PD-(D/E)XK nuclease family protein, whose product MIASTAENQMQREALPLCVGEAALFAQMDAGAVVVTVNRRLARWLRHRHGEAKMAQGLIAWATPDLLAWGSWLERCWRQAVATAAVQGKARELPRLMNGEQERLIWSAVVRQSEVGQSLLSPHGAAEGARQAWVLLAQWGVTQELLRQQPEPETQVLLQWIEAYQQRLQREGLLDAQQLSSQLLSRAACWQPPRQLIVAGFDDVSPQMQHFLQVLAGEHGVMVNQWLPEPLQPHSMQRWGFADQEQELLAMARWVRQQLEAGVRNIGVVAPNLPEIKSGLARTLAAVLTPGFDRPHSPPQPLPVNISSGSALAHTPVVADALLLLHFLQEPLLPAAWAALLRSPYFSGGEKGRDSRGALEAKLRALGCFSLNVTQMCRLLETHKRSENSWYERINRLAQLELDKALPLGRWAARVSRWLELMGWPGTDRALDSREYQAVSAWRDLLTQWAALEHTAPALPWESALGLLQGMALRRDFQPDGGEAPVRVMGVLESAGERFDALWLLDMRDEQWPPAPMPNPFLPLALQRQWGMPRASAERELTFARQITQRLRQAAKTVVVSWCRSDGDRDFLISPLWSDLPLAPVTASPPDYPLDAQLIAAAGRWQAYDGAASIPLTCPPQSVLPGGAALVKNQASCPFKAFALHRLQAKGLEVTVPGADDRRRGTLAHVMLEKFWKTVQSEANLRQARIAQRQQWVAQAVAAALQKWTVQGDFAGLEQQRLQQLMARWIDVELARAPGFVVEVAEDPQKLAIAGATLELRLDRLDRLADGRHLLIDYKSGQPTTKDWQGPRMSDPQLPLYTLLSHAQGALHVAGLAFASLKANKGDKPWIGMGEEAELLPGLKAWKPVGEESQAQSWPAQLSEWRQWLTELVEAFMAGSAAVDPHEGDKGCGYCDLSPLCRKEQLRQGEVQDVAG is encoded by the coding sequence ATGATTGCCAGCACAGCAGAGAACCAAATGCAGCGAGAGGCCTTACCCCTTTGTGTGGGCGAAGCGGCGCTGTTTGCGCAGATGGATGCCGGAGCGGTGGTGGTCACGGTCAATCGTCGTTTGGCGCGCTGGCTGCGGCACCGCCATGGTGAGGCCAAGATGGCACAGGGTTTGATAGCTTGGGCCACCCCAGATCTGCTGGCTTGGGGGAGCTGGTTAGAGCGCTGCTGGCGGCAGGCGGTGGCGACCGCAGCGGTGCAGGGCAAAGCCCGGGAGTTGCCGCGCTTGATGAATGGCGAGCAGGAGCGCCTTATCTGGTCGGCGGTGGTGCGTCAGTCGGAGGTTGGACAAAGCTTGCTTTCGCCGCACGGGGCCGCCGAAGGGGCGCGGCAAGCTTGGGTGCTACTGGCACAGTGGGGGGTTACGCAAGAGCTGTTGCGCCAGCAACCGGAGCCGGAAACCCAAGTGCTGTTGCAGTGGATAGAAGCCTACCAACAGCGCTTACAGCGGGAGGGGTTGTTGGATGCCCAGCAATTAAGCAGTCAGTTGCTTAGTCGTGCGGCTTGTTGGCAGCCGCCCAGGCAGTTGATCGTGGCGGGTTTTGATGATGTTTCCCCCCAGATGCAGCATTTTTTACAGGTTTTAGCCGGTGAGCATGGGGTCATGGTCAACCAATGGCTGCCGGAGCCGCTACAACCCCACAGCATGCAGCGTTGGGGCTTTGCCGATCAGGAGCAGGAGCTGTTGGCCATGGCCCGTTGGGTGCGTCAGCAGTTGGAGGCAGGGGTGCGCAATATTGGGGTGGTGGCACCCAACCTGCCGGAGATCAAGAGCGGTTTGGCGCGTACTTTGGCGGCGGTGTTAACCCCTGGTTTTGATCGTCCCCACAGCCCCCCGCAGCCCTTGCCGGTGAACATTTCGAGTGGGTCAGCGTTGGCCCACACGCCGGTGGTGGCCGATGCGCTGCTGCTGTTGCACTTTTTGCAAGAGCCTTTATTGCCCGCTGCTTGGGCAGCGCTGTTGCGCTCTCCCTATTTTAGCGGGGGTGAAAAGGGGCGCGATAGCCGGGGGGCCTTGGAGGCCAAATTGCGCGCTCTTGGCTGCTTTAGCCTGAATGTGACACAGATGTGTAGGTTGTTGGAGACACATAAGCGCAGCGAAAACAGTTGGTATGAACGCATCAACCGCTTGGCCCAGCTGGAGTTGGATAAAGCGTTGCCCTTAGGGCGGTGGGCGGCCCGGGTGAGTCGTTGGTTGGAGCTGATGGGTTGGCCCGGTACGGACCGTGCCCTAGACAGTCGAGAGTATCAGGCGGTAAGTGCATGGCGGGATCTGCTCACCCAGTGGGCGGCGTTGGAACATACCGCGCCCGCTTTACCGTGGGAGAGCGCATTAGGGCTGTTACAGGGCATGGCGTTACGGCGGGATTTCCAACCCGATGGCGGCGAAGCACCGGTGCGGGTGATGGGGGTTTTGGAGTCGGCGGGGGAGCGCTTTGACGCCTTGTGGTTGCTGGATATGCGGGACGAACAGTGGCCCCCCGCACCCATGCCCAACCCCTTTCTGCCGTTGGCCTTGCAGCGTCAATGGGGCATGCCCCGCGCCTCGGCAGAGCGGGAGCTCACATTTGCTCGCCAGATTACCCAGCGGCTGCGGCAGGCGGCGAAAACCGTGGTGGTTAGTTGGTGCCGCAGTGATGGAGATCGGGATTTTCTAATCTCCCCGCTGTGGTCCGATCTCCCTCTGGCCCCAGTGACGGCCTCTCCCCCGGACTATCCGTTGGATGCCCAGCTTATTGCGGCGGCGGGGCGCTGGCAGGCATACGATGGAGCGGCTTCGATCCCGCTGACGTGCCCCCCTCAGTCGGTACTGCCCGGTGGTGCGGCGCTGGTTAAAAACCAAGCCAGTTGCCCTTTTAAAGCCTTTGCCCTGCACCGGTTGCAGGCCAAAGGGTTGGAGGTAACGGTGCCGGGTGCGGATGATCGGCGGCGAGGCACCTTGGCCCATGTCATGTTGGAAAAATTCTGGAAAACCGTACAGAGTGAGGCAAACTTGCGTCAGGCTCGCATTGCGCAGCGCCAGCAGTGGGTGGCGCAGGCGGTGGCGGCGGCGCTGCAAAAATGGACGGTTCAAGGGGATTTTGCAGGGCTGGAGCAGCAGCGTTTGCAGCAGCTCATGGCGCGTTGGATCGACGTGGAGCTGGCCCGTGCGCCGGGTTTTGTGGTGGAGGTTGCCGAAGATCCCCAAAAGCTTGCCATCGCTGGGGCCACGCTAGAGCTACGGCTGGACCGGCTGGACCGGTTGGCCGATGGGCGACATCTGTTAATCGACTATAAATCGGGTCAGCCCACCACAAAAGATTGGCAGGGGCCACGCATGAGCGATCCCCAATTACCCCTTTACACCCTGCTTAGCCATGCACAGGGGGCGCTGCATGTGGCGGGTTTGGCGTTTGCCTCGCTCAAAGCCAACAAGGGCGACAAACCCTGGATCGGTATGGGGGAGGAGGCCGAATTGCTACCCGGCTTAAAGGCGTGGAAACCCGTAGGCGAAGAGAGTCAAGCCCAAAGCTGGCCAGCGCAGTTAAGCGAGTGGCGGCAGTGGTTGACCGAGCTGGTGGAGGCATTTATGGCAGGCTCAGCGGCGGTGGACCCCCATGAGGGTGACAAGGGGTGTGGCTATTGTGATTTGAGCCCGCTGTGTCGTAAAGAGCAGTTACGGCAAGGGGAGGTGCAAGATGTCGCTGGTTGA
- a CDS encoding UvrD-helicase domain-containing protein, whose amino-acid sequence MSLVDAQARARALDPEGSFIVQAPAGSGKTGLLTQRFLRLLAVVDKPEQILAITFTRKAAAEMRGRIVEALAEAARGVVPVEPFERQRYELARGALAQDHAHGWQLLHNPQRLAVMTIDALSSRLTRQMPVLSGFGGSFERADEPEPLYQQAARSCLETSMQEPADSPRHQAVWRLLQHRDYDFQRLEQLLVEMLARRDQWIYHLQNQDGLQREVLEQALWHLVEGQLQGLAQRFDAHKRLQLVQLARYAAANLPDEGNASLRSWLDAQDFPGTAPHDLPLWRGLAELLVTADGAWRKRVDKNLGFPPASAFNNKEEQQQAQQQKTAHATLLEDLKRFQLTLNEALQGVKSMPTPGYGEAEWAVLEALGLVLKLAVAHLRWVFNKVSKVDFAEVSLQAVTALGTPDNPTDLTLVWDYKLRHLLVDEFQDTSQLQIKLLEGLTAGWSAEDGRTLFLVGDPMQSIYRFRKAEVALFAQVREQGLGSISVEPLQLEVNFRSNAGVVGWVNEAFEQLFPEQEDRDLGAVPYHHSVPFHGASHGVAVQWHPVQGGLDGALREAQQMVRIIEQTRQQNPQGSLAVLVRARPHLAALVPLLKAAGIPFQAVEIDALERRPVVQDLWSLSRALHQPADRIAWLALLRAPWCGLSPAQLVPLAEGQGSGTPLWQALQDKRRVEQLEPMAQGRLNRLVEVLQGALAQRGRVGLRQWIEGCWHALGGPATAGGAEGMQDASRYFALLEQLESRGEVVDWPALGGRLQRLYGAGAEAGPGVVQLMTIHKSKGLEFDTVILPGLNRPGKVSERPLLEMWERSHIHEWGGVERQLLVAPIPSAADEEAPLFAFLRRVQGEQERHEMRRLLYVATTRAKQHLHLLALLSEQDKDPKANLPLGMLWPTLSTMDPAEPGAPPPPPQAAQAPRPLWPQTLQRLADGWQPPPPPPAVAVLRDEGMAEPEGEPPRYDWAGEPARMAGIVTHEWLQIMAQQGVASWRPARVEALQGAIASRLVALGLAKNRIEETAQRVVQALKQALTTLLGRWILHDGHQEAACERELTGVLGGRLTRIVIDRTFVDEEGVRWIIDYKTSAHSGQDVDGFLDNEVVRYRQQLENYARILGALEQRPIHLGLYFPLLEGWRWWPAGQHQVSSRLPMRPGEQGRLFE is encoded by the coding sequence ATGTCGCTGGTTGATGCCCAAGCCCGCGCGCGGGCGTTGGATCCAGAAGGCTCCTTTATTGTCCAAGCCCCGGCGGGTTCCGGCAAAACCGGACTGCTGACCCAGCGTTTTTTGCGGCTGCTGGCGGTAGTGGATAAACCGGAGCAAATTTTAGCCATTACCTTTACCCGCAAAGCGGCTGCGGAGATGCGGGGCCGCATTGTGGAGGCGCTGGCCGAGGCGGCCCGTGGTGTGGTGCCCGTTGAACCCTTTGAGCGGCAACGCTATGAGCTGGCGCGTGGGGCGCTGGCGCAGGATCATGCCCATGGCTGGCAGCTGCTGCACAATCCCCAGCGTCTGGCGGTGATGACCATTGATGCGCTTTCAAGTCGTTTAACCCGGCAAATGCCGGTGCTCTCTGGCTTTGGCGGCAGTTTTGAACGGGCCGATGAGCCTGAGCCGCTCTACCAACAAGCGGCCCGCAGCTGTTTAGAAACGTCGATGCAGGAGCCCGCCGACTCGCCCCGCCATCAAGCCGTCTGGCGACTGTTGCAGCACCGGGATTATGACTTTCAGCGGCTGGAGCAGCTGCTGGTGGAGATGCTGGCGCGGCGGGATCAATGGATCTATCATCTGCAAAACCAGGATGGTTTGCAGCGTGAGGTGTTGGAGCAGGCGTTGTGGCATCTGGTGGAGGGGCAGTTGCAAGGGCTCGCCCAGCGCTTTGATGCGCATAAGCGTCTGCAATTGGTGCAACTGGCCCGCTACGCCGCCGCTAATCTGCCCGACGAGGGGAACGCTTCTTTAAGGTCGTGGCTGGATGCGCAGGATTTTCCCGGTACCGCCCCCCATGATCTGCCCTTATGGCGGGGTTTGGCTGAGTTGCTGGTGACGGCTGATGGCGCTTGGCGCAAAAGGGTGGATAAAAATTTGGGCTTTCCTCCCGCCAGCGCCTTTAATAATAAAGAGGAGCAGCAGCAGGCCCAGCAGCAGAAAACGGCACATGCCACGTTGCTGGAGGATCTAAAACGCTTTCAACTCACCCTTAATGAGGCCCTGCAAGGGGTTAAAAGCATGCCCACGCCCGGTTATGGCGAAGCAGAGTGGGCGGTGTTGGAGGCGTTGGGGCTGGTGCTCAAGTTGGCGGTGGCTCACCTGCGCTGGGTCTTTAATAAGGTGAGCAAGGTGGACTTTGCCGAGGTGTCGTTGCAGGCGGTAACCGCTTTGGGCACGCCAGATAACCCCACCGATCTAACCCTGGTGTGGGATTATAAACTGCGCCATCTGTTGGTGGATGAGTTTCAAGATACCTCGCAGTTGCAGATCAAACTGCTGGAGGGGTTGACCGCAGGCTGGAGTGCAGAAGATGGGCGCACACTGTTTTTGGTGGGGGACCCCATGCAGTCCATCTACCGTTTTCGCAAGGCCGAGGTGGCCCTGTTTGCACAGGTGCGTGAGCAGGGTTTGGGCAGCATAAGCGTCGAACCGTTGCAGTTAGAGGTAAACTTTCGCTCCAATGCGGGGGTGGTAGGGTGGGTTAACGAAGCCTTTGAGCAGCTCTTTCCTGAACAGGAAGATAGAGACCTGGGGGCGGTGCCCTACCATCATTCGGTGCCCTTTCATGGGGCCAGTCATGGGGTGGCGGTGCAGTGGCATCCGGTGCAAGGGGGGCTTGACGGGGCCCTGCGCGAAGCCCAACAGATGGTGCGGATCATTGAACAGACCCGGCAGCAGAACCCACAAGGTTCATTGGCGGTGCTGGTGCGGGCGCGGCCCCACTTGGCGGCGCTGGTGCCGCTGTTGAAAGCGGCGGGTATTCCCTTTCAAGCGGTGGAGATTGATGCGCTGGAGCGTCGGCCCGTGGTGCAGGATTTATGGAGCCTGAGCCGAGCCTTGCATCAGCCTGCTGACCGTATCGCGTGGCTGGCGCTGCTGCGGGCGCCATGGTGTGGATTAAGCCCCGCTCAGCTCGTGCCGCTGGCGGAGGGGCAGGGTAGCGGCACGCCCCTGTGGCAGGCGCTACAGGATAAGAGACGAGTGGAACAGTTGGAACCCATGGCCCAGGGGCGTCTAAACCGCTTGGTCGAGGTGCTGCAAGGGGCGTTGGCCCAGCGGGGACGGGTAGGGTTGCGGCAGTGGATTGAGGGGTGTTGGCATGCGCTGGGTGGTCCCGCCACCGCCGGGGGGGCCGAGGGTATGCAGGATGCCAGCCGCTATTTTGCCCTGCTGGAGCAGTTGGAAAGCCGGGGTGAGGTGGTGGATTGGCCCGCCTTGGGGGGGCGTTTGCAACGTCTCTATGGGGCGGGTGCCGAGGCGGGTCCTGGGGTGGTGCAGTTGATGACCATTCATAAATCCAAGGGGCTTGAGTTTGATACGGTGATTTTACCGGGTCTCAATCGACCGGGTAAGGTGTCCGAACGGCCCTTGTTAGAGATGTGGGAGCGCAGCCACATTCATGAATGGGGCGGGGTGGAGCGGCAATTGCTGGTGGCACCGATCCCTTCGGCGGCGGATGAAGAGGCCCCCCTGTTTGCCTTTTTACGCCGTGTGCAAGGTGAGCAAGAGCGGCATGAGATGCGCCGCCTGCTCTATGTGGCGACCACCCGCGCCAAGCAGCATCTACACCTGTTGGCACTCTTGTCGGAGCAGGATAAAGATCCCAAAGCCAATCTGCCCCTGGGTATGCTCTGGCCCACTCTGTCGACCATGGATCCCGCCGAGCCCGGCGCCCCACCGCCACCGCCCCAGGCGGCGCAGGCGCCGCGTCCCCTCTGGCCCCAGACCTTGCAGCGCTTGGCGGATGGTTGGCAGCCCCCACCACCGCCCCCAGCGGTTGCGGTGTTGCGGGATGAGGGCATGGCAGAACCCGAGGGGGAGCCGCCCCGCTATGACTGGGCCGGGGAGCCGGCCCGTATGGCCGGTATTGTGACCCACGAGTGGTTGCAGATTATGGCGCAACAGGGGGTAGCAAGCTGGCGACCCGCCCGGGTCGAGGCGCTGCAAGGGGCCATTGCGTCGCGTCTGGTGGCACTGGGGCTGGCTAAAAACCGTATTGAGGAGACCGCGCAACGGGTGGTGCAGGCTCTTAAACAGGCACTCACGACGCTCTTGGGCCGTTGGATTTTGCATGACGGCCATCAAGAGGCCGCCTGCGAACGGGAGCTAACCGGGGTGCTGGGGGGGCGCTTAACCCGCATTGTTATCGACCGTACCTTTGTGGATGAAGAGGGGGTGCGCTGGATTATTGATTATAAAACTTCGGCCCACAGCGGGCAGGATGTGGATGGCTTTTTGGATAATGAGGTGGTGCGCTACCGCCAACAGTTGGAAAATTATGCGCGGATTCTTGGGGCGTTGGAACAGCGGCCTATCCACTTGGGGCTCTATTTCCCACTGTTAGAGGGGTGGCGTTGGTGGCCAGCGGGCCAGCACCAGGTGTCTAGCCGACTGCCCATGCGGCCTGGTGAGCAGGGAAGGCTGTTTGAGTAA
- a CDS encoding TIGR00730 family Rossman fold protein, whose translation MADSFVTSEAWRVLRIQAELVEGIETLRQLGNKPAVTVFGSARTKPDNPFYQAAEKLSGMLSSKGICIITGGGPGIMEAANRGCYGRGGLSVGLNISLPFEQSPNVHQDISLEFRYFFLRKLMFAKYADAIIVFPGGFGTLDECFEALTLEQTGKLGRFPIVLYGSDYWSGLLDWMRDKMLEQQGNISAEDMNLVKIVDSPEEALQVVTDYLLSSSLEKRQSKRSMITV comes from the coding sequence ATGGCAGATAGTTTTGTCACTTCAGAGGCGTGGCGGGTGCTGCGTATTCAGGCTGAGTTGGTAGAAGGCATTGAAACCCTTCGTCAACTGGGTAATAAACCGGCTGTTACGGTTTTTGGTAGTGCCCGCACCAAGCCGGATAACCCCTTTTATCAAGCAGCCGAAAAGCTCTCGGGCATGCTCTCCTCTAAGGGGATCTGCATTATTACCGGAGGGGGGCCGGGTATTATGGAGGCCGCCAATCGGGGCTGTTATGGCCGGGGTGGCCTTTCGGTGGGGTTAAACATCTCCTTGCCCTTTGAACAGTCCCCCAATGTACACCAAGATATTAGTCTGGAATTTCGCTACTTTTTTTTGCGCAAACTTATGTTTGCCAAGTATGCCGATGCCATTATCGTGTTCCCCGGTGGCTTTGGTACCCTGGATGAGTGCTTTGAGGCGCTAACCCTGGAGCAAACCGGCAAATTGGGCCGTTTCCCCATCGTGCTCTATGGGTCGGACTACTGGTCTGGATTGTTGGATTGGATGCGGGATAAAATGCTGGAACAGCAGGGTAATATTAGTGCAGAAGATATGAACCTGGTCAAGATTGTGGATAGCCCGGAAGAGGCGCTGCAAGTGGTCACGGACTATCTGCTCTCTTCATCGTTGGAGAAACGCCAGTCCAAACGCAGTATGATCACGGTCTAG
- a CDS encoding CCA tRNA nucleotidyltransferase has product MSLLEIDKRAIRIMPSALRNGFSPFVQNLLDDLHWIVGPIYMVGGGLRDSLRHRFTAHELDLVVLKPLDEARELLQKAGYPAVVQGQRPNTLILPLKRQEPPNTINLSCCCGGVKAERGIEEDLRHRDITVNAIAYCWPDGPLIDPFNGVKDLEENRIRLVNGEETVREDPLRALRFFRFIIQLAGEPDPEDLYAAAHTTLYQIQPELLRGETDRILSLPLRDKHSQHYIFELFKTPLGKDLLPEFAPLKAFPEQPNSKESVWENALNTMLKLTPPQSGEEISLLDLRWAALLHQLGKPASARWDENGLVNGYGIHRDHSVRRSARVLQRLAFTKRRQRRILTMIQFMEMPFPPSERVLRRMINQNVPVEGVFRLLRAKAEATQSNSPNEEQIQETFQNLMRRCKQIRERLNTPAPEELNLTGGDLIDLVRGEPGPWIQQLQHHLALWIQKDPRRNNPERLSEEVQNWVVNHPSLDDIAPGSRSSC; this is encoded by the coding sequence TTGTCCCTTTTAGAGATAGACAAGCGGGCCATACGTATCATGCCTTCGGCACTGCGCAACGGTTTTTCCCCTTTTGTACAGAATCTACTGGATGATCTGCACTGGATCGTAGGCCCCATCTATATGGTGGGCGGTGGCCTGCGTGACAGTTTGCGCCACCGCTTTACCGCCCACGAATTGGATTTGGTGGTGCTTAAACCGCTGGATGAAGCCCGCGAGCTGCTACAAAAGGCAGGCTATCCAGCGGTGGTGCAGGGACAACGCCCCAACACCCTTATCCTCCCCCTCAAACGGCAAGAGCCCCCCAATACCATCAACCTCTCCTGCTGCTGTGGCGGAGTTAAGGCCGAACGAGGCATTGAAGAGGATCTACGCCATCGGGATATTACCGTCAACGCCATCGCCTACTGCTGGCCCGACGGCCCTTTGATCGACCCCTTTAATGGGGTGAAAGATCTGGAAGAGAATCGCATTCGCTTGGTCAATGGGGAAGAGACCGTGCGTGAGGACCCCTTGCGCGCCTTGCGTTTTTTCCGCTTTATCATTCAGCTTGCGGGCGAACCTGACCCCGAGGATCTATACGCCGCCGCCCATACCACCCTCTACCAGATCCAACCGGAGCTGCTACGGGGTGAAACCGACCGCATTCTCTCTCTGCCCCTACGCGACAAGCACAGCCAGCACTATATCTTTGAGCTGTTTAAAACGCCACTCGGCAAAGATCTACTCCCAGAATTCGCCCCGCTCAAGGCCTTTCCAGAGCAGCCGAACAGCAAAGAGAGCGTGTGGGAAAATGCCTTAAACACCATGCTCAAGCTGACCCCACCCCAGAGCGGTGAAGAGATCTCACTGCTGGATCTGCGCTGGGCCGCCCTGCTACACCAATTGGGCAAACCGGCCTCTGCCCGCTGGGATGAAAATGGCCTCGTCAATGGTTATGGTATTCACCGGGACCACTCGGTACGACGTAGCGCTAGGGTGTTGCAGCGGTTGGCCTTTACCAAGCGGCGGCAACGACGCATTTTAACCATGATTCAGTTTATGGAGATGCCCTTTCCCCCCAGTGAGCGGGTTTTGCGCCGCATGATCAACCAAAATGTGCCGGTCGAAGGGGTGTTCCGCCTGTTGCGCGCCAAGGCCGAGGCCACCCAAAGCAACAGCCCAAATGAAGAGCAGATCCAGGAAACCTTTCAAAACCTGATGCGCCGCTGCAAACAGATACGCGAGCGGTTAAATACCCCCGCACCAGAGGAGCTTAACCTCACCGGCGGTGATTTAATTGATTTGGTTCGGGGTGAACCTGGACCGTGGATTCAGCAACTCCAACACCATTTGGCTTTATGGATACAGAAAGACCCCCGGCGCAACAACCCTGAACGCCTCAGTGAAGAGGTGCAAAACTGGGTGGTTAACCACCCCAGCCTGGATGACATTGCCCCGGGCAGCCGTTCTAGCTGCTAA
- the mtaB gene encoding tRNA (N(6)-L-threonylcarbamoyladenosine(37)-C(2))-methylthiotransferase MtaB has translation MDDHDTTKKRIAIINMGCRVNQFEGAAMQAEAAQMGYVSATADETAEVVIVNTCSVTAQSDSQARKQIRRIARENPHAQILVTGCYAQRNPQLLAELPGVALVLGNQEKRGIAKELAILEAKPLAQPATQQVAPMPRTPLRQSGLEPLAEEAPLPRWEEGPLVAADAFKGQARAFVQVQNGCDKRCTFCVIPALRGPSRSQSPQWVMAQAQSFLQAGYQELVLTGIDLGSYGREQTGQGWSLARLVEQLLSLDGLARLRLSSIDPMDMEPALIALMGRAPKLCPHLHLSMQSGDDQVLKRMHRGSTRQALLERVAQLRAVRPELVLGADLIVGFPTESEAAFEQSCDMVRRLEISLLHIFRYSARPDTPAAAIPRRFHVEDTRIKARAKQLAMVGGAVWQQVAQRRVGCHDRVLVEQSDAQGRLLGKNDSFFDVVVENTPATAGTLLPVEIVGWDADARHLLARALS, from the coding sequence ATGGATGACCATGATACCACAAAAAAGCGCATCGCCATCATTAACATGGGGTGCCGGGTTAATCAATTTGAAGGGGCGGCCATGCAGGCGGAGGCTGCCCAAATGGGCTACGTCAGCGCAACGGCAGATGAGACGGCTGAGGTGGTGATTGTCAATACCTGCTCGGTCACGGCCCAGAGCGATAGTCAGGCGCGTAAGCAGATTCGCCGTATCGCGCGGGAGAACCCCCATGCCCAAATATTGGTGACCGGCTGTTATGCCCAGCGCAATCCCCAACTGCTGGCGGAGCTACCCGGTGTGGCGCTGGTATTGGGTAATCAGGAAAAACGCGGCATCGCCAAAGAGTTGGCCATCCTGGAAGCCAAACCCCTGGCGCAACCCGCCACCCAGCAAGTGGCCCCGATGCCGCGTACGCCCCTGCGCCAGAGCGGATTAGAACCCCTCGCGGAGGAGGCCCCCTTGCCACGCTGGGAAGAGGGGCCGCTGGTGGCTGCCGATGCCTTTAAAGGGCAGGCGCGTGCCTTTGTGCAGGTGCAAAATGGCTGCGATAAACGCTGCACCTTTTGTGTGATCCCGGCGTTACGGGGACCATCCCGCTCCCAATCCCCCCAGTGGGTGATGGCGCAAGCTCAAAGCTTTTTGCAGGCAGGCTATCAAGAGTTGGTGCTTACTGGCATCGACCTGGGCAGCTATGGCCGGGAGCAGACGGGGCAGGGGTGGTCCTTGGCTCGTTTGGTGGAGCAGCTGCTAAGCCTGGATGGCTTGGCCCGTTTGCGGCTCTCCTCCATTGACCCGATGGATATGGAGCCAGCGTTGATTGCGTTGATGGGGCGTGCGCCCAAGCTCTGCCCCCATCTGCATCTCTCCATGCAATCCGGCGATGACCAAGTGCTCAAACGCATGCACCGGGGCAGCACCCGGCAGGCCCTGCTGGAGCGGGTTGCTCAACTGCGGGCGGTGCGCCCCGAACTGGTATTGGGGGCCGATCTGATTGTGGGCTTTCCCACAGAATCCGAGGCCGCGTTTGAGCAAAGCTGTGACATGGTGCGCCGCTTGGAGATCTCACTGCTGCACATTTTTCGTTACTCGGCCCGACCCGATACCCCCGCAGCCGCCATTCCCCGCCGTTTTCATGTGGAGGATACGCGCATTAAAGCACGGGCCAAACAGTTGGCCATGGTGGGGGGAGCGGTATGGCAACAGGTGGCCCAGCGGCGGGTGGGCTGTCATGACCGTGTGTTGGTGGAGCAGAGCGATGCCCAGGGGCGGTTATTGGGAAAAAATGACAGCTTTTTCGATGTGGTGGTGGAAAATACCCCTGCCACAGCTGGCACGCTGCTACCGGTGGAAATTGTGGGCTGGGATGCCGATGCCCGTCACCTGCTGGCGCGGGCGTTGAGCTAA
- a CDS encoding complex I NDUFA9 subunit family protein: MILITGATGFVGQALIQQLVSEGHKIRALARHIPARHAPEGVQYVAGDIQIPSSLQTAMEGVTCVIHLVGILAEQRHRSFEEIHHQGTLNVLQAAKQAGVKRFLHMSSLGTRANAVARYHQSKWQAECAVRESGLDYTIFRPSVIFGPGDNFVNQFARMIRFSPMVPILGDGQNRMQPIAVGDVARCFAIALTDRQTLGQTYELGGPQQLTFQEIMENILDALHKKRFKLRLPFALLKLEGKIFEVLLSNPPLTYDQMLMAQEHNVCAAGTSLPTPFTFTPLAFAEGIRRYLTP; the protein is encoded by the coding sequence ATGATACTTATTACCGGAGCCACAGGATTTGTTGGACAAGCCCTCATTCAACAACTTGTCTCTGAAGGTCATAAAATTCGCGCCCTCGCCCGTCATATACCCGCAAGGCACGCGCCAGAGGGGGTCCAGTATGTCGCAGGGGATATTCAGATCCCCAGCTCCCTACAAACGGCCATGGAGGGGGTTACGTGTGTGATACATCTGGTGGGTATTTTGGCCGAACAGCGCCACCGTAGCTTTGAGGAGATTCACCACCAAGGCACCCTAAACGTGCTGCAAGCGGCCAAGCAGGCAGGGGTTAAACGGTTCCTCCACATGAGCAGTCTGGGCACCCGGGCCAATGCCGTCGCCCGCTATCACCAGAGCAAATGGCAAGCCGAGTGCGCCGTGCGGGAGAGTGGCCTAGACTACACCATTTTTCGCCCCTCGGTGATTTTTGGCCCCGGGGATAACTTTGTAAACCAATTTGCCCGCATGATCCGTTTTTCTCCCATGGTGCCTATCTTAGGGGATGGGCAAAACCGCATGCAGCCCATCGCCGTGGGGGATGTCGCCCGCTGCTTTGCCATCGCCCTAACAGACCGCCAAACCCTTGGCCAGACCTACGAGTTGGGTGGTCCACAGCAGCTCACGTTTCAAGAGATCATGGAGAACATTTTGGATGCGCTGCATAAAAAGCGCTTTAAACTACGCCTACCCTTTGCCCTGCTCAAGCTGGAGGGTAAAATTTTTGAGGTGCTGCTCAGCAACCCCCCGCTCACCTATGACCAGATGCTTATGGCCCAGGAGCACAATGTCTGCGCCGCTGGCACTTCGTTGCCCACTCCCTTTACCTTTACTCCATTAGCCTTTGCCGAGGGCATTCGACGCTACCTAACCCCCTAA